CGACGTCGCGGAGCACCTCGACGGTGCGCTCGACGTCCGCGTCCTCGAGCGTCGGGTGGCACAGCAGGGCCAGCGACGTCTCCCCGAGCTCCTTGGCGACGGGTAGGGCCTCGGGCGGACCCAGGTGGGCATCCCGGAACGCCTTCTCGAGGTAGAGCTCGCTCGCACTCCCCGTGAAGATCGGGACGCCGGCCTCGCGGACCTCCGCCAGGATCCGGTCGCGGGACCAGCCGTCGCGGAGCGCCTCGGGGCGGACGTAGACGTAGGCGCGATAGTACGCGTGGCGCATGGCCTCCGGGACCACCGGCACGCGGAACGCCTCCATCCCTCGGAGGGCCTCCTCGTAGCGCGTCCCGATGGCGTGCCTCCGGGCGTGCCACTCGGGCAGTTTCCGCAGTTGGATGCGTCCGATGGCGGCCTGCATCTCCGTCATGCGCCAGTTGGTCCCGAACGACTCGTACACCCGCTTGTACCCGACGCCGTCGTCGGGACGCTCGTAGATCGCTTCGTAGCTCTTCCCGTGGTCCTTGTACGCCCACGCGTCCCGCCACATCGCCTCGTCGTCGAGCGCCAACAGGCCTCCCTCGCCGCCCGTCGTGATGATCTTGTCCTGACAGAAGCTGAACGCGGCGAGGTCCCCGAACGCCCCGACGGGCGTCCCGTCGATCGTGGCGCCGTGCGCCTGCGAGGCGTCCTCGATCACCGCGATGCCGCGCGACCGGGCCAGGTTCATCAGGGGTGCCATGTCGACCGGCCACCCCGCCAGGTGGACCGCGACGATCGCCTTCGTGCGTTCACTCAGGACCGGCTCCACGGTCTCCACCGTCAGATTCCCGCTGTCGCGATCCACGTCCGCGAAGACCGGCGTCGCCCCCCGCATCACCGCTGCGGACGCGCTCGCGATGAAGGTGCGGGGCGTCGTCACCACCTCGTCGCCCGGCCCGACGCCCAACGCCATCAAGGCCAACTCCAGCGCCAACGACCCGTTGTGCAGAACGATGGCGTGCTCGCGACCGAGGGCAGCGGCGTACTCCCGTTCGAAGTGACGTCCTTCGTCGCCGGTCCAGTAGTTCACGCGGCCGGAGGCGAGGACGCCGGCCACCGCTTCGCGTTCGTCGGCGTCGTAGAACGGCCAAACGCCCGTCATGGCGTAGGCCCCACGGGGTCCCCTTCCTCGGACGCGAGCGAACGGCCGAGGACCGTATCGACGAGGATGCGCAGATCGCCCATGAAGGTCCGCGTCCGCACGTACGCGAGATTCATGCGGACCTTGTCCGGAAAAATCACCTCGGCATTGTACGTTTCCGGGTCGGACCGATTCGCCAGGATCGACTCCTCGTCCCGATACTTGAGCGTGGCGGGGCTCGTGATGCCGGGACGGACGCGAAGGATCTCGCGGGCTTCACCCTCGAGGGCATCCGCGAACCCCGGGACGTCCGGGCGGGGTCCAACGAACGACATGTCCCCCTTCACGACGTTCACGAGTTGCGGGAGCTCGTCGAGCTTCCAGGCTCGCAAGCGTGCCCCGACCGGCGTGATGCGGGCGTCTCCGCGCGCCGTCACGGTCGTACCTCCGCCAGGTGGGGAGCGCATCGTTCGGAGTTTGTAGACGTCGAAGGTTCGCCCGTCGCGGCCGACCCGACGTTGGACGAACCATCCGTTCTCGCCCGTACTTGCCGTGGCGGCGATCCAGGCCGTCAGCACGATGGGCCAGAGGGCCAGGAGTCCGAGCGAGGCCACGATCAGATCGAACGCCCGCTTGGCTTCGGGGCCGTCCCACGGCCGTTTCGTGCTCATCGAATCGCGTAGCCGTGACGCGCGAGTGTCTCCCGCCCGAGCTCGATCAGGCGGTCGCGCGTTCTTGGATCGGCGCGCTCACGTCCCTTTCCGACGTTCTGGGCCGACACGTCATGGACGGCATCCTCAATCTGTTCGGTGGACACCGGTATCTCCAGGAACGATGTCAGGCGCGCCAGCTCCGTGTGCGGGTCGCGCACGAAGGCTTCGTACGAGAGTCGAACCACCCGGTCGTCGGGAATCGTCGGGAGCTCCTCGTCCGTGCGGTCGACGCAGCGTTT
This region of Trueperaceae bacterium genomic DNA includes:
- a CDS encoding DegT/DnrJ/EryC1/StrS aminotransferase family protein, yielding MTGVWPFYDADEREAVAGVLASGRVNYWTGDEGRHFEREYAAALGREHAIVLHNGSLALELALMALGVGPGDEVVTTPRTFIASASAAVMRGATPVFADVDRDSGNLTVETVEPVLSERTKAIVAVHLAGWPVDMAPLMNLARSRGIAVIEDASQAHGATIDGTPVGAFGDLAAFSFCQDKIITTGGEGGLLALDDEAMWRDAWAYKDHGKSYEAIYERPDDGVGYKRVYESFGTNWRMTEMQAAIGRIQLRKLPEWHARRHAIGTRYEEALRGMEAFRVPVVPEAMRHAYYRAYVYVRPEALRDGWSRDRILAEVREAGVPIFTGSASELYLEKAFRDAHLGPPEALPVAKELGETSLALLCHPTLEDADVERTVEVLRDV
- a CDS encoding sugar transferase, with amino-acid sequence MSTKRPWDGPEAKRAFDLIVASLGLLALWPIVLTAWIAATASTGENGWFVQRRVGRDGRTFDVYKLRTMRSPPGGGTTVTARGDARITPVGARLRAWKLDELPQLVNVVKGDMSFVGPRPDVPGFADALEGEAREILRVRPGITSPATLKYRDEESILANRSDPETYNAEVIFPDKVRMNLAYVRTRTFMGDLRILVDTVLGRSLASEEGDPVGPTP